The Caldisericia bacterium genomic sequence TCTTCCATTAAAGACTATTTCTGGTTCATCCTTTGAAGAAAAAGACCTTGATGAGTTAAAGAGAGTTCTATTTAAGGAGTTGGGTATCATAAGAGTTTACACAAAGGAACCTGGAAAACCACCTGATTTTAAAGATCCTCTTATCCTTAAGGAAGGCTCAACTGTTTATGATGCAGCAGAGAAATTGCACAAGGAAATAGCAAGGAAATTAAAGTATGCAAGGTTATGGGGCTCAAGTAAATTTGATGGACAGAGGGTTTTTAAGAATCAGGTTCTTAAGGATAAAGATATTGTTGAGTTTCACACAAAGAAGTGAGTGGTGGTAGAATATAAGAGATGGGAAATTTTCTTTATCTACCTACAATTAAAGAATTGATAATGATAGCCGTAGGTTTATCCCTTGTTTTTATCTCTGTAAAGAAGAGATACGAGCCTTTACTTCTACTTCCCATAGGTATTGGAATTCTTCTTGTAAATCTTCCCTTCTCTCCCTTAAGAGAGAGTGGTTCAATATTTGACATTCTCTTTAGATATGGGATAAAAAATGAACTCTTTCCCCTTCTTATATTTATAAGTATTGGTGCAATGATTGATTTTAAGCCACTCATTGAAAAGCCATGGATGGTCGTGTTTGGAGCGGCAGGTCAGTTCGGGATATTTGGTGCAATGATCATTGCTCTCCTAATGGGTTTTACCCTTTTTGAGAGTGCATCCATTGGAATAATTGGAAGTGCAGATGGTCCAACATCCATATTTGTAACAAGTAAACTTGCGCCAAAAATTCTTGGTCCTGTAACCCTTGCAGCATATTCATACATGGCACTTGTCCCACTGATACAACCACCCATTATGAAGTTCCTTACAACTAAAAAGGAGAGAGAGATTAGAATGGACACAAAAAAAGTGGAAGTATCTCCCCTTATGGAAAAGTTGTTTCCCTACTTAATAATAATCATATCTTCCCTTGTTAGTCCAATGAGCATTCCTCTTGTGGGCTTTCTAATGTTTGGAAACATACTCTCCACATCTGGTGTAACAGACATGCTTGCAAAGGCAGCAAAGGAGTATCTATCTGGAATAGTAACCCTTTTCCTTGGAATTACTGTAGGTTCCACCATGAAGGCAAGTGTCTTCTTAACAAAAGAGACTCTCCTTATATTCATTCTTGGACTTGTGGCATTCTCCCTTTCAACAGTTGTTGGAATTCTTTTAGGTAAATTACTTCTTCTCTTTGGAGTAAAGGTAAATCCATTAATTGGAGCTGCAGGATTATCCTCTTTTCCAATGTCTGCAAGACTTGTTCATCAGATAGGGAGAGAGGAGGATAAACACAACTTCCTTCTTATGCACGCCATAGGGGCAAACACATCAGGTCAAATTGCATCTGTTGTTGCAGGAGGTGTCCTTCTTGAGCTTGTAATGAAGTATGGAAACACAGGAGGGGTTAAGGTAGGATTAAATATACTGCTTCTTGGTATGCTAAAGGTATTTATTGTGCTCTCCCTCATTGGAATAATCACATATATTTTAAGAAAACTGTTTTAACAAATTGATTCATATTTAAAATTGAGGTATTTTAAAATTATGAAAAGGATTTTCATCTTTTTAATTCTAACTGCACTTATCTTTTCAGGATGTGGTAAAGGGGAAGTTAAGAGGAAGGCGGTATCAGCTACAATTTTCCCTCTATACGACTTTGTGAGAAATATAGTGGATGGAACAGATATTGAGGTAAATCTTATAGTCCCTCCAGGTGAAAGCCCCCATACATTCTCCTTAACACCAGAGGAGGTAAAAAAGATTGAGGGAAGTAGAATAGTATTTTACAACGACTTTGGACTTGATGAATGGATTATATCAAGCGCTAAAAGTATTGGAGTTGAAAAGCTTGTTAATGTTAATAAAACACTAACTCCCATCAATGGTAATCCCCACTTCTGGCTTTCCATTCCTTATGCCATTAAGGAGTGTGAGACAATAAAAGATTCCCTTATAGAGGAATTTCCAGAGTATAGGGAGACATTTGAAAAAAACTTCAATACTTATAAAGAGAAACTACTCTCTTTACACGAAAGAATCAAAAAATCCATAGATAAGCTTAAGGAAAAAAGGATAATAACATACCATCCTGCATACCTCTATTTTGCAAAAGAGTATGGATTAAAGGTTGTTTATGTAATTGAAAAATCTCCGGGAAAGGAACCAACACCAAAAGAGATAGCAGAGATTGAGGACATTATAAAGAATGAAAATATTAAAGTGCTTTTTATAGAACCTCAACTTTCTTCATCTGTGGTTGATGGAATTGTATCTGATACAGGTGTAAAGGTATTTACCCTTGACCCTCTTGGTGGAACACCTGATAGGGATTCATATTTGAAACTTATGAATTACAATCTAAATACGATACTGGAGGCTTTAGGTGAAGATTGTGGAAGTTAGGAATGTAAGTGTTGAATTTGGAAGGAGAAAGATCCTTGAGAATATAAATTTCAAACTTGACAGGGGTGAGTTTCTAATAATAATCGGTCCCAATGGAGCAGGGAAGTCCACCCTCCTTAAAGCAATACTTGGGTTAATTCCATTTAAAGGTGAAATCCTTATCTTTGGAAAAGACATAAGAAAACTTACGAGGAAGGAGAGGGAAAGGATTGGATATGTGCCACAGAAGTTCCTTCACGAGAGGGAATTTCCAATAACAGTTGAAGAACTCATAAACCTCTCCATAGGAAAGATGGAGAGGAGAGAGGAGATAGTGGACAACTTTCTCTCTTTACTGGGAATAGATAATTTAAGAAAGAAACTCATTGGAGAACTCTCCGGTGGACAGCTTCAGAGAGTTTTTATAGCAAGGGCGCTTGTTAGATCTCCTGAAATCCTTATAATGGATGAACCTCTATCAGGTATAGACATATCAGGAGAAAAAACTTTTTACGAACTTGTTAACTTTCTTCATAGGGAGCTTAAGATATCCATAATTCTTGTATCTCACGATGTAACTGTTGTAGATAAACTTGCAGACAAGGTGTTATGCTTGAATAGAAGGGTAATATGTTTTGGAAAGCCAAGAGAGGTTCTAACTGAAAAATCCCTTGAATCTTTGTATGGTAAGGAGATGGGGATTTTTAAACACAAACCCTGTCCTGAGGATGGACCATGCAAACTCTTTGTGGAGGATAGGGATGTTTAACTATCCATTTATGGTAAGGGCGATAGTTGCTGGTATTATAACTGGTGCTCTTGCTGGTTTTATAGGTGTCTTCGTTGTTTTAAGGAAGATGTCCTTCTACGCCAACGCCATAGCGCATGCATCCCTTTCAGGTGTTGCACTTGGTTTTCTACTCTCTGTTGATCCATTCCTCTCAGCCATGGTTGTGGGTTCTCTTATCTCTCTTGGAATAGGATACCTCTTCCATAAGACATCCCTCTTTATGGACACAGCAATAGGAGTCTTTCTTCCTGTGAGTATGGCAATTGGGATAATCCTTTTTGGTCTCACAAGGGGATACAAACCCGAACTCATATCATATCTATTTGGAAGTATACTATCAGTCTCTCTATCAAACCTTTTACTTTCCTCTATTATAGGTATTGTGTTTTTAATATTTGCAATTATTGTATTTAAGGATTTGACGATGATTTCTTTTGATGTGGAGTGTGCAAGGGCAAGGGGAATAAATGTCACTCTCATAGATACCTTTTTTCTCATATTTCTCTCCCTTATAGTTGTAATTGGAACAAAAA encodes the following:
- a CDS encoding sodium ion-translocating decarboxylase subunit beta, encoding MIAVGLSLVFISVKKRYEPLLLLPIGIGILLVNLPFSPLRESGSIFDILFRYGIKNELFPLLIFISIGAMIDFKPLIEKPWMVVFGAAGQFGIFGAMIIALLMGFTLFESASIGIIGSADGPTSIFVTSKLAPKILGPVTLAAYSYMALVPLIQPPIMKFLTTKKEREIRMDTKKVEVSPLMEKLFPYLIIIISSLVSPMSIPLVGFLMFGNILSTSGVTDMLAKAAKEYLSGIVTLFLGITVGSTMKASVFLTKETLLIFILGLVAFSLSTVVGILLGKLLLLFGVKVNPLIGAAGLSSFPMSARLVHQIGREEDKHNFLLMHAIGANTSGQIASVVAGGVLLELVMKYGNTGGVKVGLNILLLGMLKVFIVLSLIGIITYILRKLF
- a CDS encoding zinc ABC transporter substrate-binding protein; amino-acid sequence: MKRIFIFLILTALIFSGCGKGEVKRKAVSATIFPLYDFVRNIVDGTDIEVNLIVPPGESPHTFSLTPEEVKKIEGSRIVFYNDFGLDEWIISSAKSIGVEKLVNVNKTLTPINGNPHFWLSIPYAIKECETIKDSLIEEFPEYRETFEKNFNTYKEKLLSLHERIKKSIDKLKEKRIITYHPAYLYFAKEYGLKVVYVIEKSPGKEPTPKEIAEIEDIIKNENIKVLFIEPQLSSSVVDGIVSDTGVKVFTLDPLGGTPDRDSYLKLMNYNLNTILEALGEDCGS
- a CDS encoding metal ABC transporter ATP-binding protein, whose amino-acid sequence is MKIVEVRNVSVEFGRRKILENINFKLDRGEFLIIIGPNGAGKSTLLKAILGLIPFKGEILIFGKDIRKLTRKERERIGYVPQKFLHEREFPITVEELINLSIGKMERREEIVDNFLSLLGIDNLRKKLIGELSGGQLQRVFIARALVRSPEILIMDEPLSGIDISGEKTFYELVNFLHRELKISIILVSHDVTVVDKLADKVLCLNRRVICFGKPREVLTEKSLESLYGKEMGIFKHKPCPEDGPCKLFVEDRDV
- a CDS encoding metal ABC transporter permease, coding for MFNYPFMVRAIVAGIITGALAGFIGVFVVLRKMSFYANAIAHASLSGVALGFLLSVDPFLSAMVVGSLISLGIGYLFHKTSLFMDTAIGVFLPVSMAIGIILFGLTRGYKPELISYLFGSILSVSLSNLLLSSIIGIVFLIFAIIVFKDLTMISFDVECARARGINVTLIDTFFLIFLSLIVVIGTKTVGIVLISALIVIPAASARLISRSFKEMIIYSVAFGVISSFLGLTASYYTNLPSGATIVVILSLIFTLSLLKQRMSHEKV